CAGCTTTGATCGGAATCGGATTCGTTTCCGTAAATGCAAGCGCGAACAAATCCAAAAAATCGTAATGAATCCGTCTAGCGGTCGTTAGGTCTCCTTTGCGAAAGGAATCCACCAACTGAACCAGACTAGAGGGAAATAAGTTCGAAATCACGGAAACCACCCCCACTCCGCCGACCGCCAAAAGCGGAAGAGTCAGGTTATCGTCTCCGGAAAGCACGGTCATTTTTTCCCCCACAAGGGAGATCAACTTGGACATCTGTCCCAAATCTCCCGTTGCCTCTTTCATGGACCGGATCCTCGGGTGCTCCGAAAGCCTAAGAACGGTCTCGGGCAAAAGATTCACACCGGTTCGTCCCGGAATATTGTACAACATGATCGGTACGGAAGAATGATCGGCGACTTCCTTAAAATGAAGAAACATCCCTTCCTGGGTGGGTTTGTTATAATAGGGATTCACTTGCAGGATTCCGTCCACCCCGTCCTTGCAGGCGGCTTTCGTCAGCTCCACCGCCTCTCTCGTGGAATTGGATCCGGTTCCCGCCACGACCTGGATTCTTCCGTTGACGGTCCGAACCGTCTCCCGAATGAGTTCCGCATGTTCTTCGTGCGAAAGGGTCGGAGACTCCCCTGTCGTTCCACAAGGTACCACGCCGCTCACGCCTCCCCGAATCTGCTTTTCTAAGAGCGAAAAATAAGCGTCGTAGTCTATTTTTCCGTTTCGAAAAGGAGTGATGATGGCCGTATAAACGCCTTGAAACATAATTTGTAAATTCCTTAGCCGGGGAGGATTTGGCAATAAAAATACCCTCGGATTTCCCTTCCGCGTGCTTCCCCGGTTCGCGAACCGGATTCCGAGTTGCCTGGAGTCCGTCCGTCGCAATTCTGGGTTTGTCGATGCACGTTTCTACGGAACTTCTGGTCTATTATTCCACGACTTTTTTACTCTCCTTAGGTCTATGCAGGCTCTATATAGGTTCGAGACGGATTTCGATTTCGGACATCCCGAACGAACGTAGCATGCACCAGGCCGCGACCAAAAAATCGGGAGGGATCTGGATCTTTTTTTCTTCCAGCCTGATTCTTGTCCTATGGAGTTATTTCGGCCGCTCGGAATTTCCTTTGCATTGGTGGACGGGAGTCTTCTTCTTTTTTTTGGTCGGATTTGGGGACGACGTAAAGGGCTTAAGCCCGTATTTGCGTTTCGGGGCCGAGTTCGTATTCCTGATCGCTTGGATCGGCTTGGCTCCGTTCCGGATCTCTTTGTTCGGAATGGATCTTGGAGTTTCGCCGGGAGGTTACGGAGAGATCGCGCTCATTTCCCTCTACCTTCTCTTTTTCGTGAACCTCTGCAATTTTATGGACGGTTTGGACACGTATCTGGCATCCAATCTCGTATTTACCGCTTTTGCAACGATCCTTTTGACCGGTAACGATTTACCGTTTTCTTATCTATCCATCTTCGCCGCGCTGTTCGGCTTTTTGGCGTGGAACCTTCCCAAGGCGAAATTGTTTCTGGGGGATTCCGGTTCCCTATTTCTGGGTTTCGCTCTCGGCGCACTTCCTTTCTACGTCCAAGGCAAAAGGCCGTTCGAAGTTTCCGATTTGTTCTTCTTAGCTCCCGTATTTTTTACGGACGGTCTGCTTACGATCCTCGTCCGGCTGAAAAAAAAGGAGAATATCTTCCAGGCCCATCGCATCCACTTGTACCAACTCTTCGCTGTCCGTACCCACCACAAAGGATTCGTTGCGTTTCTATTTACTCTCGCGAACCTTCCCGCTCTTCTTGCCTGGGCTTTTCTTCCGAGATACTGGTCTTTTTTCGTCTCTCTGGTTTTGTATTTTCTGGCGTATTCGTATTTCAGAAGATTCATATCCAGAACGCCCGTTTTCGAGAAGAATCCGTAGATCACTTGACGAACTTAGGGCGGAATGAAATCTTCTCGGAGTCATGTCGTCCTCGGGAAGGTTTCAATCCGTCAAATATCTTCCTCGCCTCGCGGAATTTCTGAATAACGAAATCGAGAAAAGCCTAAAGGAAGTGGAGGATTTGCAAAGTCTCTCCGCCTCTCATTTCGAAATTCTGACCTTTTTACTTCGAAAGCAGAAAACGAATATGTCCTTGATCGCCACAGCGATCCACAGGAAAAAACCCACCGTTACCGTGCTAGTCGGCAAATTGGAAGAGTTAGGTCTGGTGAAAAGATATTCTTCGGAAGAGGATAAACGGGAAACGAATATAGAACTCACGAGAAAAGGGAAATCCCTGAAGAGAACCGCGTCCAAGATAGGATCGCGCGTTCTCTCTCTGAAACTTTGGGGTTTAAATCTCCAAGAGTCCGAACAACTCTTCGATTTATTAGAAAAAATTTATACTCATCTCAGAAATTCCCGTAAGATCTAGGTTTATTTTTCGAATTCGGGTCTTCTTCCTGTTATGGAAGCCGCCACTCCTTCGTGTGCATCTGAAGTCCTCAGGCTTTCCTTGGTTTTTTCCTTATCATATTTAAATATTTCCGCAAGTTCCCGGTTCAGATGCCTCATCCCTTCTTTGGAAGCTCTCACCGCGGACCGGGAATTTTTGGAGATTTTCTTGGCCAATTTAGAGGACGCCACTTTCAGCTCCGAAGACGTCTGGTAGACTTCGTCCAGCAATCCGATCTCGAACGCTTCCGAACCCTTGTACATATCCCCGGAAATGATATGTTGTTCCGTTTCTTTCCAGCCTACGATATTCGCAAGCATCCGAGCGACGGAGGCCGGAACCCGGATTCCGATCTTGACTTCGGGAAGTCCCATCCTGAGATTCGCCAGTCCCATGCGAAAATCGCTTGCAATCGCGATCATCGCGCCGTACCCGATCGCGTGTCCTCCGACTTCGGCGATGACGGGCGAAGGGAAAAAATAAATCTTTTCCAATATTCCGAAAAAATGATTTAGAAAAGGAGACAGATCCTTTCGGCTCTCCTCGGAATTCAATTCCGAAAGGTTCAAACCTTGGGAAAAAACCCCTTCCCTATCGCTAGCGATTACGAGCGCGCTCAACGTCGATTTTGCCGCGCCGTCCAGAACTTCCTCCAACTTACGGAACTCCGCTAAGGTAAAGCTGTTCCTTTCATCGGTATTTAGTCCGATTCTCCCTATGCCGTCCTCGACCGCAAAACGAATGGAATCCATCGCCACCCCCATTTAGTTAGATATCTCACTATTTGGACCGAAAAAATCTTGTAAAGGAATTTTCTCAGCTAGATTTCAGTTATATCTTGCCATTAATTTTTTCAACCCGAGCAGCGCAGGCTCGTAATCCGGATCGATTTTCAATGCGGCTTCGAACTCCTTTTTGGCCCGGTCCAGGTACCCTAGGCTCTCCCAACAGCAACCTTCGTTGAAATACGGATAGATCCGAACTTCGTATCTAGGTGCGGATTTGGCCTTTTGTAACCAGGGGACCGCGTCCAAAAACTTCTTTTGTTGCATCAGATAGACGCCTATATCGTTGTACGGATTTCCGAGCTTGGGATCCGTATCTATGGCGCGGTGGCAGTATTCGATCGCCTTTTCCGTTTTGCCAGCCAAGGAATACACCCAACCCAGAAACGTCCAGGCCTCGGCGGTAGGACGGAGGGAAAGGCTTTTTCTATAGTAAAAAGAAGCCCGCTTCAGGTCCCCTTCCGTTTGGAATTTGTATCCTTCCAAAAAGTACTGCTTCGCGTCCTCGTTCTCTCCGAATGCCCGTAAATACATAGGGTGGATCATTCAACCTTCTCCTCTACCGAACGAGTCCAAAGCTCGGATTCATTTGCGAACTTTTATATATGAAGGAAAAAAGGCTAGGAACTTGGATTCATTCGGTCGCCGTTCCGGGCAGTCTAGGTTAGAAGACATATGTTTACCAGTATTTTTCGACCGAGCTTCGAATTTTAAGGCATTCCGTTCCAAGTATATTACTACTCTTAACAAACTAAATGGGTTCGCGGGTTAACCGCTTAAACCCTTCCCTTCTATCCGACTTTAAGATCACTTCCTGCCTTGAAAGATGGTTTCTAAACGGTAATAGATGGCTGGGATGATGAACAAAGTCATTCCTGTGGCGGTAAACAATCCGTACACGATCACCGTAGCCAAAGGTCTTTGCACATCGCTTCCGATCCCTGTCGCGAGGGACGCGGGTAGCAATCCCAGGGCGGCGACCGTTGCCGTCATCAAGATCGGCCTTAATCTGCTCGTAGCCCCTTGGATCACCAAGTCCTTTAGAGGAAGCCCTTTGCTTTTGAGTTCGTTTAGATGCGAAACCATGATGACTCCGTTCTGGATCGCCACCCCGAATAATGCGATAAACCCTACGGAACTAGAGACGTTCAGGGTCATTCCCCTCAATATGAGCGCAATGAGTCCGCCTAATAACGCGGCGGGAACGATCAAAAGAAGGAGCGTAGCGTGTCTGAAGTTTCCGAACGCGGCATAAAGAAGGACGAACATCACGGAGATCACCAAAGGAACGATGATCGCGAGTCTTTTATTGGCCCTTTCCTGATTTTCCAACTGCCCTCCCCAGACGATCTGGTATTTTTCCGGGTCGAAACGGACGTTCTGCTCTATGTTTTCTTTGGCCTCTTTGACAAAAGAGGAAAGATCCCGTCCGCTTAGATTCACTTTCACGGTCAGGTGCCTACGGTTTCCTTCCCGGGTGATCGTGCTTTCCCCCGTGGTCAATTTCACTTCCGCTACTTGGAATATCGGGATCTTGGCTCCATTAGGCGCGGTTAAGGTTAGGTTTCCTATCGCCTCCGGAGTATTCCGAAAACGTTCCGCATAACGCACGGTGATATCATATCTTTTTTCCCCGATAAAAAGTTCCCCGATCGCCTGCCCTCCGATCGCGTCTTCCACAAGGTCGGATACGTCCGAAACGTTTAGACTGTATCTTGCAGCGATTTCCCTGTCTATCCGCACTTGGATTTGAGGCAAAGGAGGTTCCTGATCTATCCCTACGTCCGAAGCTCCATGGGTGGATCTCAGTTGGCCCATCACCTTCATCGTCAGTTCCCTGGTTTCCCGAAAATCTTCGCCGTAAACTTTCAGAACCAGCTCACTATGAGCTCCGGCAATCTTATCATTGACGTTATCTATCATGGGCTGGGAAAAACTGACGATATAGCCGGGAAGGGTCGCGTATTTCGCTCTCAATTCGCCGATGAGTTCGCGCTTGGTCTTACCGCTTTTCCAGGTGTCGTACGGTTTCAGTCCTACGGAAGCCTCTATATGGGAAGGAGTCCAAGAATCCGTTCCGTCGTCGTTCCTTCCGAGCTGAGTCACCATGTGGGAGACTTCCTCGAATTTCAAGGTTTCATGACGCAACTCGTCCGCCATTTCCGAACCCTTCGCGATGGAAATTCCCGGAGGAAGCTGTACTTGCAGCCAGATCGATCCCTCGTCCAATTCGGGAAGGAAGTCCTTTCCGATAAAGATTCCGAAAAAGATCGTCAGAACCAATGCGCCTCCGAAATAACGGAAAACTTTTTTGGGGGAATCCAGAGTGGACTTTATTACGGATTTATACTTTTCGGAAAGTCTTTCCAGCCAGCGGTTATGGTAGAGTTTCTGAGGCTTTCGGTACATGATATAAGCCAAACCGGGAATCAAAGTCAATGCCACCAAAAGCGCGCCTGCAAGCGCATAGCCGACCGTATAGGCCATAGGAGTGAACAATTTCTTTTCTATCCTTTCGAACGCGAACAAGGGAAAATACGCGGTGATAATGATGATCGTCGCAAAGAAAATCGGTTTCGCCACTCCTGCAGTCACCGTCGCGATGTCCGTGACGGTAAGCGTCCGATCCGAATCCTCTTCCCTCGCTTTCAAAACGCTTTCCATCATTACGATGGCCCCGTCTACGATGATGCCGAAGTCTATGGCTCCCATGGAAAGAAGATTTGCCGGAATTTTTGTGAAGTTCATCAGGATAAAAGCGATGAGGAGAGAAACCGGAATCGTGATCGCAACAAGTACCGCTCCCCGCACATTCCCCAAAAAAACCACGAGTACGATGATCACCAAAGCGATCCCTTCCAGTAAGGTTTTGGAAACCGTATTCAAGGTCGTTTTTACGAGATCGGTCCGGTCCATGTACGGAACCAACTTCACGTCCTTAGGAAGAAGGCCGTTATTCAGTTCCGTCACCTTTTCGTGAATTCCCTTCAGCACCACGCTCGGGTTTTGGTATCTTAATAGGAGTACGATTCCGGAGACCACGTCGTGATTCGAATCTTTTCCCGCGATCCCCTTTCTCTCCAGGTTACCGTATTTCAGTTCCCCTAAATCCTTCAGATAAATGGGAACTCCCTTGTTCGACTCCACTACGATATTTCCGAGATCCGAAAGAGAGCGGATACGGCCGATACCCCGGACCACGTATCCGAGATCCCCCATTTTCAGAAGACTACCGCCGGAATTCGTATTATTTTTTTGTACTGTATCGATGACCTGCGAGAGCGAGACGCCGAATTGGGTCAGACGATTCGGGTCGATCTCCAATTGGAACTGAGTGGTAATCCCTCCGAAATTGGAGATGTCCGCGACTCCCGGCACTTGCTTCAGCTTGGGAATGACCAACCACTTCTGCAACTCGCGCAATTCCCTGACATCCTTGGAATTCGATTCCAAAGTGTATCTGAAAATCTCGCCGATGGGGGAAGTGAGCGGATCCAATTCCGGTTTTGCACCGGAAGGGAGAGATACCCCTTCTATCCTTTCCTTGATCCTTTGCCGGGACCAATAGTCTTCCACTCCCTCCTGAAACACGAGAGTGATGATCGAGAGCCCGAACGTACTTTTGCTTCTCATCACAGACAGACCGGGAGTTCCGTTCAGTGCGCGCTCCAACGGAATCGTGATCTGCTCCTCGATTTCTTCCGCGGCCCGACCGGGAAATTGCGTGATCACCTGAGAAGTCACGTCCGCGATGTCGGGATAAGCCTCGACCGAAAGTTGCTGCCAAGAATAGAATCCGAAAACGCAAAGCAGAATAAAAAGCGCTATGATTAAGATTCTTTTGGAAATCGTCGAGTTTAAGTAATTGAAGATCATTTTATCAACCGTTCTCCCGGAATTTGCGGAGCTATTTCATTTTCAGAAGATAAAAAGTACCTTCCGTGATGATCTCGTCCCCGTCCGAAATTCCGTCGGTGACCACGATCTCGTCCTGAAAAGAATCGGAATCGTCCGTTACGATTTCCCTTTTTTCGAAATTCCCATCGGATATTTTCAGAAATACGAATTTCTTATCGTTTTCCTGAATGATGGATTTTGCCGGGATGAGTAGCGCCTTGCCCACTTTCGACCGGAAGGTCACGCTGGCAAACATGCCCGGTTTCATTTTCCTCTGAGGATTGTCGAATCCGACCCGAACTTTCACGGTTCTCGTTTCCACATCCAGAATATCGTCTATGTACAGTACTTTTCCCTCGAAGCGATCCTCCGGATAAGCGGATATGCGGGCGATGCCGTCCTCGCCCTCGGCGAGAAAGCGGATATCTTTTTCCCTCACATTCGCAGTGATCCAGACGCTGGATAAGTCGGCGATGGTGATTAGGTTTTGGTTCGGATCATTATGATATTCCCCGGGAGCCAATCCCATGGAAATCACCCTTCCCCGGATCGGAGAATACACCTTCAAAGGTTCGCCCAGACTGGTTTTTTCAGGATCGATATTGTAGATTTTTAGTCGCGCCTCCGCTTGTTTCAATTGGCTCTTTGCGACTTCGAAGTTCGTCTTCGTTTGCTCTACGTCCTTCTTCATCCCTACGCCGTTATCGAAAAGATCCTTTTGGCGATTCATATTGATCTCCGCCTGTATGATCTCGGCCTTTGCACTGAGGTAGTCCTTCTGCGCTTGAGCCAATTCCGGAGAGTCTATCGTAAACAAAACCTGTCCGGGTTTTACCGAGTCTCCAAGCTTGACATATATATTGATGATTCGTCCCACCAAAGGAGGGGTCACCTTCGCCATCTTCGTGGAGTTGGCCTCGACGGAAGCGGGGGCTTGGACCTCCTTTCGGAAGTCCTTCAACTTGATCCGGCCTGTGGACAATCTTCCGCGAAGAGTGGAATTTTCAGGCAGGGAAATCCTGTTCCCGTCTACAATGAAGTCCTCCGGAAACGGCTCCTGTTTTTTCGCCTTCTTGCAGGAGACGAGCACGATCAAAAGAACGGGAAGGAGTTTTATAAAAGTTTTCATAGTTCTATTTCCCAAATGCCCGCCGCTCTTTGGAGTTCGACCACCTTGATGGCGTAGTTTTTTAGATCTTGGTAATACGTGAAATATACGCTGTTCAGCATTCTCTGCGCGTTTAGAACGTCGAATAAGGAGGCGTTTCCTCTTTGAAAGCTGTACAACCTTCCCTTATACACTTTTTCCGCGTCGGTTAATATGCTTGAATTATAAATTTTTAATTGTTCGCTGGCGAGCTGGTATTGGAGATAGGCCCGCTTGACGTCCACTTCCGCCTTCAACTTAGCGGCTTCGAGGTCCACTTCCGATTGGCTGATCCTATGCCTAGCCGCCTCCAAATCCCCAGTATACATGTTCGAAATCGGCATCGTGATTCCGAAAAAATAAGTCAATGCGTAGTAGGCGGGAGAAGGTCCCGTAGCGTTCGTGGATCTCGTATAAAAGTTGTTCGCAACTTCGAAATTGAAGTTCGGCACCCGATCCGCGACCGTCAATTTTTGGTTGTTGCCTGCGACGATCTTATTGTATCTCGCTGCGATCACATCCGGACGTTTTTCCAAAGCGTAACGGATCAATTCGTCCATGTCGTATTTCTTAACTTGAATATTCAAATTCCCTTTCGGATAGAGAAGAGAACCCCTGTCCTTTCTGCACATCAATTGATTCATCGCCAACAAAGCCGCCTTCAGGTCCGACTGGGAGGTCAATAAATCGTTCTTCATCAAGTTCGCTTCGATCGCGGCCTGGGTCACGTCCGTTTCGGAAGCGTCTCCGAATTTCAATTTGATGGCGGTGGAATCCACCAATTGCTGAAGGCTGCGAAGGGACTCCTCTTTCCTTTGTATGGTCAAAAGGATGGAAAGGGAATTCGCGTAAGTGATCGTGGCGTCCGCACGCAACTGGAGCAGAAAGTCCGCAAACAACGCCCGGGATTGGTCCGCTACGCTTGTGGCCAAATTGACCCTCGCGGACCGTTTTCCTCCGAGCTCTATGGTACCTTGGAAACCCGCGTACCATTGTTGGGGAAGATGCTTATTGGAAATGTCCGCGGATTGGTTCCCGACCACGAAGTTCGGATTCGGAAACTTTCTGGCGACGTCGATCTGCGCTTCGGAAATATTCACCCCGTATTTTCTGGATGCGAGCTCGTAATTGTTGTTCAATACATCGCTCAAATAATCCCCGAAAGGAATCTCCGGATTGGAGGAACCGATGGCGAGAGGATCCTGCCCGAAAGAGGGGGAAGGAAACGTCCCGAGGAAAAATAACGAGAAACCGATAAAAGCGCTCTTTTTCATCTTTATCTTCAGAATTGTATCGGATAATACAACGTAAAAGAAACGTTAACTATATCCGCCTTGAATCCGTGGTCAGCGGAAAAAGACGGAACCCCCAGAGTCATCTTTCCCTTTAGCCCATAAACCATGGGAGTCTCGAAGAAAAGCATGAATCCTGTCCCTATCGCGTTTTTTTGATGGATCTTCTTTCTAGGATAGACGCTCAGAACGAGCGCAGTCATCGGATCCACTCCCCAAAAATTCACCAGGTTCTCGTAGGTGATCAAATCCGATTTTCGCGGGGAATACCCCTGAGCCATCAGGAATGCCGCCATAGTGGGCGTGTCCAACTTTTGCGAACTCAGAAGGAAGGCGGACTGCACGGGCAGGTCCACTACCCCCGACAAAATATTATAAGCGGTCAAGGTATTGATGTATGCA
This genomic stretch from Leptospira fletcheri harbors:
- a CDS encoding efflux RND transporter permease subunit — protein: MIFNYLNSTISKRILIIALFILLCVFGFYSWQQLSVEAYPDIADVTSQVITQFPGRAAEEIEEQITIPLERALNGTPGLSVMRSKSTFGLSIITLVFQEGVEDYWSRQRIKERIEGVSLPSGAKPELDPLTSPIGEIFRYTLESNSKDVRELRELQKWLVIPKLKQVPGVADISNFGGITTQFQLEIDPNRLTQFGVSLSQVIDTVQKNNTNSGGSLLKMGDLGYVVRGIGRIRSLSDLGNIVVESNKGVPIYLKDLGELKYGNLERKGIAGKDSNHDVVSGIVLLLRYQNPSVVLKGIHEKVTELNNGLLPKDVKLVPYMDRTDLVKTTLNTVSKTLLEGIALVIIVLVVFLGNVRGAVLVAITIPVSLLIAFILMNFTKIPANLLSMGAIDFGIIVDGAIVMMESVLKAREEDSDRTLTVTDIATVTAGVAKPIFFATIIIITAYFPLFAFERIEKKLFTPMAYTVGYALAGALLVALTLIPGLAYIMYRKPQKLYHNRWLERLSEKYKSVIKSTLDSPKKVFRYFGGALVLTIFFGIFIGKDFLPELDEGSIWLQVQLPPGISIAKGSEMADELRHETLKFEEVSHMVTQLGRNDDGTDSWTPSHIEASVGLKPYDTWKSGKTKRELIGELRAKYATLPGYIVSFSQPMIDNVNDKIAGAHSELVLKVYGEDFRETRELTMKVMGQLRSTHGASDVGIDQEPPLPQIQVRIDREIAARYSLNVSDVSDLVEDAIGGQAIGELFIGEKRYDITVRYAERFRNTPEAIGNLTLTAPNGAKIPIFQVAEVKLTTGESTITREGNRRHLTVKVNLSGRDLSSFVKEAKENIEQNVRFDPEKYQIVWGGQLENQERANKRLAIIVPLVISVMFVLLYAAFGNFRHATLLLLIVPAALLGGLIALILRGMTLNVSSSVGFIALFGVAIQNGVIMVSHLNELKSKGLPLKDLVIQGATSRLRPILMTATVAALGLLPASLATGIGSDVQRPLATVIVYGLFTATGMTLFIIPAIYYRLETIFQGRK
- a CDS encoding efflux RND transporter periplasmic adaptor subunit, translated to MKTFIKLLPVLLIVLVSCKKAKKQEPFPEDFIVDGNRISLPENSTLRGRLSTGRIKLKDFRKEVQAPASVEANSTKMAKVTPPLVGRIINIYVKLGDSVKPGQVLFTIDSPELAQAQKDYLSAKAEIIQAEINMNRQKDLFDNGVGMKKDVEQTKTNFEVAKSQLKQAEARLKIYNIDPEKTSLGEPLKVYSPIRGRVISMGLAPGEYHNDPNQNLITIADLSSVWITANVREKDIRFLAEGEDGIARISAYPEDRFEGKVLYIDDILDVETRTVKVRVGFDNPQRKMKPGMFASVTFRSKVGKALLIPAKSIIQENDKKFVFLKISDGNFEKREIVTDDSDSFQDEIVVTDGISDGDEIITEGTFYLLKMK
- a CDS encoding MarR family winged helix-turn-helix transcriptional regulator, producing the protein MSSSGRFQSVKYLPRLAEFLNNEIEKSLKEVEDLQSLSASHFEILTFLLRKQKTNMSLIATAIHRKKPTVTVLVGKLEELGLVKRYSSEEDKRETNIELTRKGKSLKRTASKIGSRVLSLKLWGLNLQESEQLFDLLEKIYTHLRNSRKI
- a CDS encoding tetratricopeptide repeat protein yields the protein MHPMYLRAFGENEDAKQYFLEGYKFQTEGDLKRASFYYRKSLSLRPTAEAWTFLGWVYSLAGKTEKAIEYCHRAIDTDPKLGNPYNDIGVYLMQQKKFLDAVPWLQKAKSAPRYEVRIYPYFNEGCCWESLGYLDRAKKEFEAALKIDPDYEPALLGLKKLMARYN
- a CDS encoding UDP-phosphate N-acetylglucosaminyl 1-phosphate transferase; this encodes MHVSTELLVYYSTTFLLSLGLCRLYIGSRRISISDIPNERSMHQAATKKSGGIWIFFSSSLILVLWSYFGRSEFPLHWWTGVFFFFLVGFGDDVKGLSPYLRFGAEFVFLIAWIGLAPFRISLFGMDLGVSPGGYGEIALISLYLLFFVNLCNFMDGLDTYLASNLVFTAFATILLTGNDLPFSYLSIFAALFGFLAWNLPKAKLFLGDSGSLFLGFALGALPFYVQGKRPFEVSDLFFLAPVFFTDGLLTILVRLKKKENIFQAHRIHLYQLFAVRTHHKGFVAFLFTLANLPALLAWAFLPRYWSFFVSLVLYFLAYSYFRRFISRTPVFEKNP
- a CDS encoding TolC family protein produces the protein MKKSAFIGFSLFFLGTFPSPSFGQDPLAIGSSNPEIPFGDYLSDVLNNNYELASRKYGVNISEAQIDVARKFPNPNFVVGNQSADISNKHLPQQWYAGFQGTIELGGKRSARVNLATSVADQSRALFADFLLQLRADATITYANSLSILLTIQRKEESLRSLQQLVDSTAIKLKFGDASETDVTQAAIEANLMKNDLLTSQSDLKAALLAMNQLMCRKDRGSLLYPKGNLNIQVKKYDMDELIRYALEKRPDVIAARYNKIVAGNNQKLTVADRVPNFNFEVANNFYTRSTNATGPSPAYYALTYFFGITMPISNMYTGDLEAARHRISQSEVDLEAAKLKAEVDVKRAYLQYQLASEQLKIYNSSILTDAEKVYKGRLYSFQRGNASLFDVLNAQRMLNSVYFTYYQDLKNYAIKVVELQRAAGIWEIEL
- the dapA gene encoding 4-hydroxy-tetrahydrodipicolinate synthase, yielding MFQGVYTAIITPFRNGKIDYDAYFSLLEKQIRGGVSGVVPCGTTGESPTLSHEEHAELIRETVRTVNGRIQVVAGTGSNSTREAVELTKAACKDGVDGILQVNPYYNKPTQEGMFLHFKEVADHSSVPIMLYNIPGRTGVNLLPETVLRLSEHPRIRSMKEATGDLGQMSKLISLVGEKMTVLSGDDNLTLPLLAVGGVGVVSVISNLFPSSLVQLVDSFRKGDLTTARRIHYDFLDLFALAFTETNPIPIKAAMSWQGHCSPEIRLPLTSLTQNAAAEKLKKTVVSLIEKGYN
- a CDS encoding enoyl-CoA hydratase/isomerase family protein, translating into MDSIRFAVEDGIGRIGLNTDERNSFTLAEFRKLEEVLDGAAKSTLSALVIASDREGVFSQGLNLSELNSEESRKDLSPFLNHFFGILEKIYFFPSPVIAEVGGHAIGYGAMIAIASDFRMGLANLRMGLPEVKIGIRVPASVARMLANIVGWKETEQHIISGDMYKGSEAFEIGLLDEVYQTSSELKVASSKLAKKISKNSRSAVRASKEGMRHLNRELAEIFKYDKEKTKESLRTSDAHEGVAASITGRRPEFEK